The proteins below come from a single Anguilla rostrata isolate EN2019 chromosome 3, ASM1855537v3, whole genome shotgun sequence genomic window:
- the LOC135251077 gene encoding matrin-3-like isoform X1, whose translation MYQKNPSDGAHKGFAVGRGLLAAAETLNFSMNDQRPLYGTSSRPSYGMSSGLGSGVSKNRDSQLPPRGSGHVTNTMKLFDSLGLSPTDIDALAQIPEENIGIETLPQLIMQLKNRKMEANRRMSGSSRDLPPISPEHSYRSSRDDWEDMPAGRMGSSGGQVSARGQQMDYGYGSMQEGPSRGYKRIDYGENSSGGMSRDRPYSELSRDRYGGLGMGPSPASDSGFLQKRMGSPSQGKVQDFLGVMPHMFPHVCSLCDFDVHSTMEWTQHSNGVRHMENRRLLLQMYPDWDPHMAASRTSGALLLDSTNRSAGILGPAPMGLPRGGMSSNWGAGMSNQKQPFSVTPKVRSRVVVAKYQRKPLTLNSLLVLAQPFGTVCQHLVLNNKAFLEMETHEEALAMANFYQRKPAVMHGKEITIYLSQELITIEKGNRDGKGRQSQVVFFSNLPREREKKSELLTVARRFGNVEKYLFLNDEAFVQLGTPEDAEMMVKYYTLHPLTIKGRDIRLNICEKYKTLIVNPSRQIPGKEREDTNRKSSTTSRKGSPKKQRSESTGERSSKSKPESATKEEDPAAGDSAVLEECSGEEISGVVEADEGDYDEAAETQEAEQAEIQDEAMIEPEESSTQQEEPVPDLDETQDTVEETCEVPPTAGSKEAIAEGPPSQAETAQAEGEIPAEEVGTQENLPSTEPTESTEIPNEEPEQDQNMPMEQDFPENMEDFVTVDEVAEEEDADRLELQSKSGDSYSGNTKNDGAETFFQGRKVVNVVGFRRGHSFLQEILNLAKPFGKVVRHLVLDARPEAFLELSSEEEARSMVAFYNANITPEVCGRPVKIHHSQAYSTIQSGRVLYIGQIPPFKGSDGSFLKIAEPFGKVRRYFLNRSRNECFIEMESREGTERMANAYRENPPKFEGKQLTVYVSRKYKQLKYGLRPPSPEPEEERPPKREHSGAEEDSTAKNKVGKEEEPPTKKVCVREEKTTPAEPSSSINEEEKAASEEPNSNGEQQQEEEEKGTSETPCEQEELVLKTENENVTISQPSDSVDTQKKDTDGDCGSEAAGTPPCGGASEKSCGSKGTPSTKPQAEKKPAPTSLPLGPYQPNNPVGVEYVKMGYYCKVCFLFYSKEETAKKVHCSSLSHYHKLKKHLEKEKEKAKEKVKPQ comes from the exons ATGTACCAGAAGAACCCCTCTGACGGTGCTCATAAAGGCTTTGCTGTGGGCCGGGGGCTCCTGGCTGCTGCCGAGACTCTTAATTTCAGCATGAATGATCAGCGCCCCCTCTATGGCACCTCTTCCCGGCCCTCTTACGGCATGTCCTCAGGTCTGGGCAGTGGGGTCAGCAAGAACCGCGACTCCCAGCTGCCCCCTCGTGGAAGTGGCCATGTGACCAACACTATGAAACTCTTTGACAGCCTGGGACTCTCTCCCACTGACATTGATGCACTGGCCCAAATCCCTGAAGAAAATATCGGTATAGAGACTTTGCCACAGCTTATCATGCAACTGAAGAACCGCAAGATGGAGGCCAATCGGCGCATGAGTGGCAGCTCCAGGGACCTGCCCCCCATCTCTCCTGAGCACTCGTACAGATCATCTCGTGATGACTGGGAGGATATGCCGGCTGGCCGCATGGGCTCTTCCGGTGGGCAAGTCTCGGCCCGTGGCCAGCAAATGGACTATGGCTATGGTTCCATGCAGGAGGGCCCATCTCGAGGCTACAAACGTATAGACTATGGCGAGAACAGCAGTGGTGGGATGAGCAGAGACCGCCCATATTCAGAGCTTTCCCGTGACCGCTACGGCGGCCTTGGGATGGGTCCCTCCCCGGCATCTGACAGTGGCTTTCTGCAGAAAAGGATGGGCTCTCCCTCCCAAGGCAAAGTGCAGGACTTCTTGGGAGTCATGCCTCATATGTTCCCACATGTGTGCTCTCTTTGTGATTTTGATGTGCATTCAACGATG GAGTGGACCCAACACAGTAATGGAGTACGCCACATGGAAAACCGTAGGCTCCTGCTACAAAT GTATCCAGACTGGGATCCTCACATGGCTGCAAGCAGAAC GTCTGGGGCACTCCTACTGGATAGCACTAACCGCTCTGCTGGAATCCTGGGCCCTGCACCCATGGGACTACCAAGAGGGGGGATGAGCTCCAACTGGG gtgCTGGTATGTCAAACcaaaagcagccattttcagtgACACCAAAG GTCAGAAGCAGAGTTGTAGTGGCAAAGTATCAAAGGAAACCTCTCACACTGAACAGCTTACTAGTTCTGGCCCAACCATTTGGAACTGTTTGCCAACATCTGGTTCTTAACAACAAG GCTTTCTTGGAGATGGAAACTCATGAAGAGGCATTGGCTATGGCAAATTTCTACCAGAGGAAACCAGCAGTGATGCATGGAAAAGAAATCACTATCTATTTATCACAGGAACTTATAACAATTGAG AAAGGCAACAGAGATGGTAAAGGCAGGCAAAGTCAGGTGGTTTTCTTTTCCAACCtgccaagagagagagagaagaaatcAGAGCTTCTGACTGTTGCTCGCCGTTTTGGAAATGTGGAGAAATACCTGTTTTTAAACGACGAG GCATTTGTACAGCTTGGAACCCCAGAGGATGCTGAGATGATGGTGAAGTATTACACTCTACATCCTCTCACTATCAAAGGCAGGGACATCCGGCTGAACATCTGTGAAAAGTACAAGACTTTAAT AGTGAATCCCTCCAGACAGATtccagggaaagagagagaggacacaaaCAGAAAGAGCAGCACCACTAGCAGGAAAGGATCTCCAAAAAAACAGAGATCTGAGTCCACCGGTGAGAGGAGCTCCAAAAGCAAGCCGGAGAGCGCTACGAAAGAGGAGGATCCAGCAGCTGGGGACAGCGCAGTGCTTGAGGAATGCTCTGGAGAAGAGATATCTGGTGTGGTTGAAGCTGATGAAGGGGACTATGATGAAGCTGCTGAAACACAAGAAGCAGAACAGGCTGAGATCCAAGATGAGGCCATGATTGAACCAGAAGAGTCCTCCACCCAGCAAGAGGAGCCTGTTCCTGATCTCGATGAGACTCAAGACACTGTGGAAGAGACCTGTGAAGTTCCTCCCACAGCGGGGTCTAAGGAAGCCATCGCAGAGGGGCCCCCATCACAGGCTGAGACCGCACAGGCTGAAGGTGAAATCCCTGCAGAAGAGGTGGGAACACAGGAAAACTTGCCCTCTACGGAGCCAACTGAAAGCACAGAAATCCCTAATGAGGAGCCAGAGCAGGACCAG AATATGCCTATGGAGCAGGATTTCCCAGAGAACATGGAAGATTTTGTGACAGTGGATGAGGTGGCAGAGGAAGAAGATGCCGATAGACTTGAACTCCAGTCAAAATCTGGGGACTCGTATTCAG gaaATACAAAGAACGATGGG GCAGAAACTTTTTTCCAGGGACGGAAGGTTGTTAATGTTGTGGGATTTAGACGGGGCCACAGCTTTCTTCAAGAAATCCTTAACCTTGCCAAACCTTTTGGAAAGGTGGTTCGACATCTAGTACTTGATGCCAGACCTGAG gcttttttggAACTGTCCTCTGAAGAGGAGGCTAGATCGATGGTGGCATTCtacaatgcaaatattacacCAGAAGTGTGTGGAAGACCTGTGAAAATACACCATTCACAAGCTTATTCAACAATCCAG AGTGGACGAGTGCTTTATATTGGACAGATTCCGCCATTCAAAGGTTCCGATGGCTCGTTCTTGAAAATTGCTGAGCCTTTTGGAAAAGTGCGACGCTATTTCCTCAATCGGTCTCGTAATGAG TGTTTCATTGAAATGGAAAGTAGAGAAGGCACTGAGCGAATGGCTAATGCCTACAGGGAGAACCCACCAAAGTTTGAAGGCAAACAGTTGACTGTTTATGTGAGCCGAAAATACAAACAGCTAAAATATGG GCTCAGGCCACCCTCTCCAGAGCCTGAGGAGGAGAGACCACCCAAGAGGGAGCACAGTGGTGCTGAGGAAGACTCTACGGCCAAAAACAAGGTTGGGAAGGAGGAAGAACCTCCAACTAAGAAGGTCTGCGTCAGGGAAGAGAAGACCACCCCAGcagagcccagcagcagcaTTAATGAGGAGGAGAAGGCAGCCTCAGAGGAACCCAACAGCAATGGGGAGCAGCAgcaagaagaggaggagaaggggacgTCTGAGACACCTTGTGAACAGGAAGAGTTGGTGCtgaagacagaaaatgaaaacgtCACAATCAGCCAGCCCTCCGACAGTGTGGATACCCAAAAGAAGGACACAGACGGG GATTGTGGAAGCGAAGCAGCAGGAACGCCCCCCTGCGGCGGAGCGAGTGAGAAGAGCTGTGGGAGCAAGGGGACGCCCAGCACCAAGCCACAGGCTGAGAAGAAACCAGCgcccacctctctccctctggggCCCTACCAGCCCAACAACCCTGTGG GTGTGGAATATGTAAAGATGGGCTACTACTGCAAAGTTTGCTTCCTGTTCTACTCTAAGGAAGAAACTGCGAAAAAGGTTCATTGCAGCAGCCTGTCTCACTATCACAAACTGAAG aaacatttggagaaagaaaaggagaaagcaaAGGAGAAGGTCAAACCTCAgtga
- the LOC135251077 gene encoding matrin-3-like isoform X5 — protein MYQKNPSDGAHKGFAVGRGLLAAAETLNFSMNDQRPLYGTSSRPSYGMSSGLGSGVSKNRDSQLPPRGSGHVTNTMKLFDSLGLSPTDIDALAQIPEENIGIETLPQLIMQLKNRKMEANRRMSGSSRDLPPISPEHSYRSSRDDWEDMPAGRMGSSGGQVSARGQQMDYGYGSMQEGPSRGYKRIDYGENSSGGMSRDRPYSELSRDRYGGLGMGPSPASDSGFLQKRMGSPSQGKVQDFLGVMPHMFPHVCSLCDFDVHSTMEWTQHSNGVRHMENRRLLLQMYPDWDPHMAASRTSGALLLDSTNRSAGILGPAPMGLPRGGMSSNWGAGMSNQKQPFSVTPKVRSRVVVAKYQRKPLTLNSLLVLAQPFGTVCQHLVLNNKAFLEMETHEEALAMANFYQRKPAVMHGKEITIYLSQELITIEKGNRDGKGRQSQVVFFSNLPREREKKSELLTVARRFGNVEKYLFLNDEAFVQLGTPEDAEMMVKYYTLHPLTIKGRDIRLNICEKYKTLIVNPSRQIPGKEREDTNRKSSTTSRKGSPKKQRSESTGERSSKSKPESATKEEDPAAGDSAVLEECSGEEISGVVEADEGDYDEAAETQEAEQAEIQDEAMIEPEESSTQQEEPVPDLDETQDTVEETCEVPPTAGSKEAIAEGPPSQAETAQAEGEIPAEEVGTQENLPSTEPTESTEIPNEEPEQDQNMPMEQDFPENMEDFVTVDEVAEEEDADRLELQSKSGDSYSGNTKNDGGRKVVNVVGFRRGHSFLQEILNLAKPFGKVVRHLVLDARPEAFLELSSEEEARSMVAFYNANITPEVCGRPVKIHHSQAYSTIQSGRVLYIGQIPPFKGSDGSFLKIAEPFGKVRRYFLNRSRNECFIEMESREGTERMANAYRENPPKFEGKQLTVYVSRKYKQLKYGLRPPSPEPEEERPPKREHSGAEEDSTAKNKVGKEEEPPTKKVCVREEKTTPAEPSSSINEEEKAASEEPNSNGEQQQEEEEKGTSETPCEQEELVLKTENENVTISQPSDSVDTQKKDTDGDCGSEAAGTPPCGGASEKSCGSKGTPSTKPQAEKKPAPTSLPLGPYQPNNPVGVEYVKMGYYCKVCFLFYSKEETAKKVHCSSLSHYHKLKKHLEKEKEKAKEKVKPQ, from the exons ATGTACCAGAAGAACCCCTCTGACGGTGCTCATAAAGGCTTTGCTGTGGGCCGGGGGCTCCTGGCTGCTGCCGAGACTCTTAATTTCAGCATGAATGATCAGCGCCCCCTCTATGGCACCTCTTCCCGGCCCTCTTACGGCATGTCCTCAGGTCTGGGCAGTGGGGTCAGCAAGAACCGCGACTCCCAGCTGCCCCCTCGTGGAAGTGGCCATGTGACCAACACTATGAAACTCTTTGACAGCCTGGGACTCTCTCCCACTGACATTGATGCACTGGCCCAAATCCCTGAAGAAAATATCGGTATAGAGACTTTGCCACAGCTTATCATGCAACTGAAGAACCGCAAGATGGAGGCCAATCGGCGCATGAGTGGCAGCTCCAGGGACCTGCCCCCCATCTCTCCTGAGCACTCGTACAGATCATCTCGTGATGACTGGGAGGATATGCCGGCTGGCCGCATGGGCTCTTCCGGTGGGCAAGTCTCGGCCCGTGGCCAGCAAATGGACTATGGCTATGGTTCCATGCAGGAGGGCCCATCTCGAGGCTACAAACGTATAGACTATGGCGAGAACAGCAGTGGTGGGATGAGCAGAGACCGCCCATATTCAGAGCTTTCCCGTGACCGCTACGGCGGCCTTGGGATGGGTCCCTCCCCGGCATCTGACAGTGGCTTTCTGCAGAAAAGGATGGGCTCTCCCTCCCAAGGCAAAGTGCAGGACTTCTTGGGAGTCATGCCTCATATGTTCCCACATGTGTGCTCTCTTTGTGATTTTGATGTGCATTCAACGATG GAGTGGACCCAACACAGTAATGGAGTACGCCACATGGAAAACCGTAGGCTCCTGCTACAAAT GTATCCAGACTGGGATCCTCACATGGCTGCAAGCAGAAC GTCTGGGGCACTCCTACTGGATAGCACTAACCGCTCTGCTGGAATCCTGGGCCCTGCACCCATGGGACTACCAAGAGGGGGGATGAGCTCCAACTGGG gtgCTGGTATGTCAAACcaaaagcagccattttcagtgACACCAAAG GTCAGAAGCAGAGTTGTAGTGGCAAAGTATCAAAGGAAACCTCTCACACTGAACAGCTTACTAGTTCTGGCCCAACCATTTGGAACTGTTTGCCAACATCTGGTTCTTAACAACAAG GCTTTCTTGGAGATGGAAACTCATGAAGAGGCATTGGCTATGGCAAATTTCTACCAGAGGAAACCAGCAGTGATGCATGGAAAAGAAATCACTATCTATTTATCACAGGAACTTATAACAATTGAG AAAGGCAACAGAGATGGTAAAGGCAGGCAAAGTCAGGTGGTTTTCTTTTCCAACCtgccaagagagagagagaagaaatcAGAGCTTCTGACTGTTGCTCGCCGTTTTGGAAATGTGGAGAAATACCTGTTTTTAAACGACGAG GCATTTGTACAGCTTGGAACCCCAGAGGATGCTGAGATGATGGTGAAGTATTACACTCTACATCCTCTCACTATCAAAGGCAGGGACATCCGGCTGAACATCTGTGAAAAGTACAAGACTTTAAT AGTGAATCCCTCCAGACAGATtccagggaaagagagagaggacacaaaCAGAAAGAGCAGCACCACTAGCAGGAAAGGATCTCCAAAAAAACAGAGATCTGAGTCCACCGGTGAGAGGAGCTCCAAAAGCAAGCCGGAGAGCGCTACGAAAGAGGAGGATCCAGCAGCTGGGGACAGCGCAGTGCTTGAGGAATGCTCTGGAGAAGAGATATCTGGTGTGGTTGAAGCTGATGAAGGGGACTATGATGAAGCTGCTGAAACACAAGAAGCAGAACAGGCTGAGATCCAAGATGAGGCCATGATTGAACCAGAAGAGTCCTCCACCCAGCAAGAGGAGCCTGTTCCTGATCTCGATGAGACTCAAGACACTGTGGAAGAGACCTGTGAAGTTCCTCCCACAGCGGGGTCTAAGGAAGCCATCGCAGAGGGGCCCCCATCACAGGCTGAGACCGCACAGGCTGAAGGTGAAATCCCTGCAGAAGAGGTGGGAACACAGGAAAACTTGCCCTCTACGGAGCCAACTGAAAGCACAGAAATCCCTAATGAGGAGCCAGAGCAGGACCAG AATATGCCTATGGAGCAGGATTTCCCAGAGAACATGGAAGATTTTGTGACAGTGGATGAGGTGGCAGAGGAAGAAGATGCCGATAGACTTGAACTCCAGTCAAAATCTGGGGACTCGTATTCAG gaaATACAAAGAACGATGGG GGACGGAAGGTTGTTAATGTTGTGGGATTTAGACGGGGCCACAGCTTTCTTCAAGAAATCCTTAACCTTGCCAAACCTTTTGGAAAGGTGGTTCGACATCTAGTACTTGATGCCAGACCTGAG gcttttttggAACTGTCCTCTGAAGAGGAGGCTAGATCGATGGTGGCATTCtacaatgcaaatattacacCAGAAGTGTGTGGAAGACCTGTGAAAATACACCATTCACAAGCTTATTCAACAATCCAG AGTGGACGAGTGCTTTATATTGGACAGATTCCGCCATTCAAAGGTTCCGATGGCTCGTTCTTGAAAATTGCTGAGCCTTTTGGAAAAGTGCGACGCTATTTCCTCAATCGGTCTCGTAATGAG TGTTTCATTGAAATGGAAAGTAGAGAAGGCACTGAGCGAATGGCTAATGCCTACAGGGAGAACCCACCAAAGTTTGAAGGCAAACAGTTGACTGTTTATGTGAGCCGAAAATACAAACAGCTAAAATATGG GCTCAGGCCACCCTCTCCAGAGCCTGAGGAGGAGAGACCACCCAAGAGGGAGCACAGTGGTGCTGAGGAAGACTCTACGGCCAAAAACAAGGTTGGGAAGGAGGAAGAACCTCCAACTAAGAAGGTCTGCGTCAGGGAAGAGAAGACCACCCCAGcagagcccagcagcagcaTTAATGAGGAGGAGAAGGCAGCCTCAGAGGAACCCAACAGCAATGGGGAGCAGCAgcaagaagaggaggagaaggggacgTCTGAGACACCTTGTGAACAGGAAGAGTTGGTGCtgaagacagaaaatgaaaacgtCACAATCAGCCAGCCCTCCGACAGTGTGGATACCCAAAAGAAGGACACAGACGGG GATTGTGGAAGCGAAGCAGCAGGAACGCCCCCCTGCGGCGGAGCGAGTGAGAAGAGCTGTGGGAGCAAGGGGACGCCCAGCACCAAGCCACAGGCTGAGAAGAAACCAGCgcccacctctctccctctggggCCCTACCAGCCCAACAACCCTGTGG GTGTGGAATATGTAAAGATGGGCTACTACTGCAAAGTTTGCTTCCTGTTCTACTCTAAGGAAGAAACTGCGAAAAAGGTTCATTGCAGCAGCCTGTCTCACTATCACAAACTGAAG aaacatttggagaaagaaaaggagaaagcaaAGGAGAAGGTCAAACCTCAgtga
- the LOC135251077 gene encoding matrin-3-like isoform X3: protein MYQKNPSDGAHKGFAVGRGLLAAAETLNFSMNDQRPLYGTSSRPSYGMSSGLGSGVSKNRDSQLPPRGSGHVTNTMKLFDSLGLSPTDIDALAQIPEENIGIETLPQLIMQLKNRKMEANRRMSGSSRDLPPISPEHSYRSSRDDWEDMPAGRMGSSGGQVSARGQQMDYGYGSMQEGPSRGYKRIDYGENSSGGMSRDRPYSELSRDRYGGLGMGPSPASDSGFLQKRMGSPSQGKVQDFLGVMPHMFPHVCSLCDFDVHSTMEWTQHSNGVRHMENRRLLLQMYPDWDPHMAASRTSGALLLDSTNRSAGILGPAPMGLPRGGMSSNWGAGMSNQKQPFSVTPKVRSRVVVAKYQRKPLTLNSLLVLAQPFGTVCQHLVLNNKAFLEMETHEEALAMANFYQRKPAVMHGKEITIYLSQELITIEKGNRDGKGRQSQVVFFSNLPREREKKSELLTVARRFGNVEKYLFLNDEAFVQLGTPEDAEMMVKYYTLHPLTIKGRDIRLNICEKYKTLIVNPSRQIPGKEREDTNRKSSTTSRKGSPKKQRSESTGERSSKSKPESATKEEDPAAGDSAVLEECSGEEISGVVEADEGDYDEAAETQEAEQAEIQDEAMIEPEESSTQQEEPVPDLDETQDTVEETCEVPPTAGSKEAIAEGPPSQAETAQAEGEIPAEEVGTQENLPSTEPTESTEIPNEEPEQDQNMPMEQDFPENMEDFVTVDEVAEEEDADRLELQSKSGDSYSGNTKNDGAETFFQGRKVVNVVGFRRGHSFLQEILNLAKPFGKVVRHLVLDARPEAFLELSSEEEARSMVAFYNANITPEVCGRPVKIHHSQAYSTIQSGRVLYIGQIPPFKGSDGSFLKIAEPFGKVRRYFLNRSRNECFIEMESREGTERMANAYRENPPKFEGKQLTVYVSRKYKQLKYGLRPPSPEPEEERPPKREHSGAEEDSTAKNKVGKEEEPPTKKVCVREEKTTPAEPSSSINEEEKAASEEPNSNGEQQQEEEEKGTSETPCEQEELVLKTENENVTISQPSDSVDTQKKDTDGDCGSKAAGVPP, encoded by the exons ATGTACCAGAAGAACCCCTCTGACGGTGCTCATAAAGGCTTTGCTGTGGGCCGGGGGCTCCTGGCTGCTGCCGAGACTCTTAATTTCAGCATGAATGATCAGCGCCCCCTCTATGGCACCTCTTCCCGGCCCTCTTACGGCATGTCCTCAGGTCTGGGCAGTGGGGTCAGCAAGAACCGCGACTCCCAGCTGCCCCCTCGTGGAAGTGGCCATGTGACCAACACTATGAAACTCTTTGACAGCCTGGGACTCTCTCCCACTGACATTGATGCACTGGCCCAAATCCCTGAAGAAAATATCGGTATAGAGACTTTGCCACAGCTTATCATGCAACTGAAGAACCGCAAGATGGAGGCCAATCGGCGCATGAGTGGCAGCTCCAGGGACCTGCCCCCCATCTCTCCTGAGCACTCGTACAGATCATCTCGTGATGACTGGGAGGATATGCCGGCTGGCCGCATGGGCTCTTCCGGTGGGCAAGTCTCGGCCCGTGGCCAGCAAATGGACTATGGCTATGGTTCCATGCAGGAGGGCCCATCTCGAGGCTACAAACGTATAGACTATGGCGAGAACAGCAGTGGTGGGATGAGCAGAGACCGCCCATATTCAGAGCTTTCCCGTGACCGCTACGGCGGCCTTGGGATGGGTCCCTCCCCGGCATCTGACAGTGGCTTTCTGCAGAAAAGGATGGGCTCTCCCTCCCAAGGCAAAGTGCAGGACTTCTTGGGAGTCATGCCTCATATGTTCCCACATGTGTGCTCTCTTTGTGATTTTGATGTGCATTCAACGATG GAGTGGACCCAACACAGTAATGGAGTACGCCACATGGAAAACCGTAGGCTCCTGCTACAAAT GTATCCAGACTGGGATCCTCACATGGCTGCAAGCAGAAC GTCTGGGGCACTCCTACTGGATAGCACTAACCGCTCTGCTGGAATCCTGGGCCCTGCACCCATGGGACTACCAAGAGGGGGGATGAGCTCCAACTGGG gtgCTGGTATGTCAAACcaaaagcagccattttcagtgACACCAAAG GTCAGAAGCAGAGTTGTAGTGGCAAAGTATCAAAGGAAACCTCTCACACTGAACAGCTTACTAGTTCTGGCCCAACCATTTGGAACTGTTTGCCAACATCTGGTTCTTAACAACAAG GCTTTCTTGGAGATGGAAACTCATGAAGAGGCATTGGCTATGGCAAATTTCTACCAGAGGAAACCAGCAGTGATGCATGGAAAAGAAATCACTATCTATTTATCACAGGAACTTATAACAATTGAG AAAGGCAACAGAGATGGTAAAGGCAGGCAAAGTCAGGTGGTTTTCTTTTCCAACCtgccaagagagagagagaagaaatcAGAGCTTCTGACTGTTGCTCGCCGTTTTGGAAATGTGGAGAAATACCTGTTTTTAAACGACGAG GCATTTGTACAGCTTGGAACCCCAGAGGATGCTGAGATGATGGTGAAGTATTACACTCTACATCCTCTCACTATCAAAGGCAGGGACATCCGGCTGAACATCTGTGAAAAGTACAAGACTTTAAT AGTGAATCCCTCCAGACAGATtccagggaaagagagagaggacacaaaCAGAAAGAGCAGCACCACTAGCAGGAAAGGATCTCCAAAAAAACAGAGATCTGAGTCCACCGGTGAGAGGAGCTCCAAAAGCAAGCCGGAGAGCGCTACGAAAGAGGAGGATCCAGCAGCTGGGGACAGCGCAGTGCTTGAGGAATGCTCTGGAGAAGAGATATCTGGTGTGGTTGAAGCTGATGAAGGGGACTATGATGAAGCTGCTGAAACACAAGAAGCAGAACAGGCTGAGATCCAAGATGAGGCCATGATTGAACCAGAAGAGTCCTCCACCCAGCAAGAGGAGCCTGTTCCTGATCTCGATGAGACTCAAGACACTGTGGAAGAGACCTGTGAAGTTCCTCCCACAGCGGGGTCTAAGGAAGCCATCGCAGAGGGGCCCCCATCACAGGCTGAGACCGCACAGGCTGAAGGTGAAATCCCTGCAGAAGAGGTGGGAACACAGGAAAACTTGCCCTCTACGGAGCCAACTGAAAGCACAGAAATCCCTAATGAGGAGCCAGAGCAGGACCAG AATATGCCTATGGAGCAGGATTTCCCAGAGAACATGGAAGATTTTGTGACAGTGGATGAGGTGGCAGAGGAAGAAGATGCCGATAGACTTGAACTCCAGTCAAAATCTGGGGACTCGTATTCAG gaaATACAAAGAACGATGGG GCAGAAACTTTTTTCCAGGGACGGAAGGTTGTTAATGTTGTGGGATTTAGACGGGGCCACAGCTTTCTTCAAGAAATCCTTAACCTTGCCAAACCTTTTGGAAAGGTGGTTCGACATCTAGTACTTGATGCCAGACCTGAG gcttttttggAACTGTCCTCTGAAGAGGAGGCTAGATCGATGGTGGCATTCtacaatgcaaatattacacCAGAAGTGTGTGGAAGACCTGTGAAAATACACCATTCACAAGCTTATTCAACAATCCAG AGTGGACGAGTGCTTTATATTGGACAGATTCCGCCATTCAAAGGTTCCGATGGCTCGTTCTTGAAAATTGCTGAGCCTTTTGGAAAAGTGCGACGCTATTTCCTCAATCGGTCTCGTAATGAG TGTTTCATTGAAATGGAAAGTAGAGAAGGCACTGAGCGAATGGCTAATGCCTACAGGGAGAACCCACCAAAGTTTGAAGGCAAACAGTTGACTGTTTATGTGAGCCGAAAATACAAACAGCTAAAATATGG GCTCAGGCCACCCTCTCCAGAGCCTGAGGAGGAGAGACCACCCAAGAGGGAGCACAGTGGTGCTGAGGAAGACTCTACGGCCAAAAACAAGGTTGGGAAGGAGGAAGAACCTCCAACTAAGAAGGTCTGCGTCAGGGAAGAGAAGACCACCCCAGcagagcccagcagcagcaTTAATGAGGAGGAGAAGGCAGCCTCAGAGGAACCCAACAGCAATGGGGAGCAGCAgcaagaagaggaggagaaggggacgTCTGAGACACCTTGTGAACAGGAAGAGTTGGTGCtgaagacagaaaatgaaaacgtCACAATCAGCCAGCCCTCCGACAGTGTGGATACCCAAAAGAAGGACACAGACGGG GATTGTGGAAGCAAGGCAGCAGGAGTGCCCCCCTAG